A genomic segment from Streptosporangium roseum DSM 43021 encodes:
- a CDS encoding LacI family DNA-binding transcriptional regulator, which translates to MVTLEDVAQQAGVSLATASRVLNGSTRQVGASLRAKVELAAAQLGYRTNVAAQTLARGASNVIGLVVHDLTDPYFAALADGAMRVADSQGLVVMVGTTHRDPEREISYVSALNAQRVCAVLLAGSRIADPHVTRRLREELDRYRETGGRVACVGQDLLGADTVVPGNREGAAALARALAGLGHRRFAVLAGPAGLITARDRVAGFAGVLAELGLPVPQIVHGSFDRDGGYAAAAEVSGATCVFAVNDVMAVGALAAFRDRGIRVPDDISVAGFDDIVTLRDLVPALSTVRLPLTDMGARALELALDAAEEVRVEPVAGEVVLRESTRGPA; encoded by the coding sequence ATGGTCACGCTCGAGGACGTCGCACAGCAGGCGGGCGTCTCGCTCGCCACGGCGTCGAGGGTGCTCAACGGAAGCACCCGGCAGGTGGGGGCCTCCCTGCGCGCCAAGGTGGAGCTGGCCGCCGCCCAGCTCGGCTACCGGACCAACGTGGCCGCCCAGACGCTGGCCCGGGGGGCCAGCAACGTGATCGGGCTGGTGGTCCACGACCTCACCGACCCCTACTTCGCCGCGCTCGCGGACGGGGCCATGCGGGTGGCGGACAGCCAGGGACTCGTGGTCATGGTCGGCACCACGCACCGCGACCCCGAGCGGGAGATCTCCTACGTCTCGGCCCTGAACGCGCAGCGGGTCTGCGCCGTGCTGCTCGCCGGATCCCGGATCGCCGACCCCCACGTGACCCGCAGGCTCCGGGAGGAGCTCGACCGCTACCGGGAGACCGGCGGCCGGGTGGCCTGCGTCGGCCAGGACCTGCTCGGGGCCGACACGGTGGTGCCGGGCAACCGTGAGGGCGCCGCCGCGCTGGCCCGGGCCCTCGCCGGACTGGGGCACCGCCGCTTCGCCGTACTGGCCGGCCCCGCCGGGCTGATCACGGCCCGCGACAGGGTGGCGGGGTTCGCCGGGGTGCTCGCCGAGCTCGGCCTGCCCGTCCCGCAGATCGTGCACGGCTCCTTCGACCGGGACGGCGGCTACGCGGCGGCGGCCGAGGTCTCCGGCGCCACGTGCGTGTTCGCCGTCAACGACGTGATGGCGGTGGGGGCGCTGGCGGCCTTCAGGGACCGGGGGATCCGGGTGCCGGACGACATCTCCGTGGCGGGATTCGACGACATCGTCACCCTGCGGGACCTGGTCCCGGCCCTCTCCACGGTACGGCTGCCGCTCACCGACATGGGCGCCCGCGCGCTGGAGCTGGCCCTCGACGCCGCGGAGGAGGTCCGGGTCGAGCCCGTGGCCGGCGAGGTGGTCCTGCGGGAGAGCACGCGCGGGCCCGCCTGA
- a CDS encoding thiolase family protein, with the protein MPSSRDVVFVDGVRTPFGRSGPKGLYAETRADDLVIRVIRELIRRNPNLPPERVDEVAIAATTQIGDQGLTIGRSAAVLAGLPKSVPGYSIDRMCAGAMTAVTSVAGGIAFGAYDVAIAGGVEHMGRHPMGEGVDPNPRFLAEQLVDGSALVMGMTAENLHDRYPAITKERADAFALASQEKVAKAYADGRIQPDLVPMATRSAEKGWGLATADEGPRPGTTLEGLATLKTPFRPHGRVTAGNASGINDGATGCIVAASDVAEELGLAPKMRLVSYAFAGVDPEVMGVGPIPSTERALRLAGLSISDIGLFEINEAFAVQVLAFLEHFGIADDDARVNPYGGAIAFGHPLASSGVRLMTQLAREFGERPDVRYGVTTMCVGMGMGGTVIWENLGWEGKK; encoded by the coding sequence GTGCCTTCCTCTCGTGACGTCGTATTCGTCGACGGTGTGCGCACGCCGTTCGGCAGGTCGGGCCCCAAGGGGCTGTATGCCGAGACGCGCGCCGACGACCTGGTGATCCGCGTCATCCGCGAGCTGATCCGGCGTAATCCCAACCTGCCGCCGGAGCGCGTCGACGAGGTGGCCATCGCGGCCACCACGCAGATCGGCGACCAGGGCCTGACCATCGGCCGCTCCGCCGCGGTGCTGGCCGGGCTGCCCAAGAGCGTCCCCGGCTACTCGATCGACCGCATGTGCGCCGGCGCCATGACCGCCGTGACCTCGGTCGCCGGAGGCATCGCCTTCGGCGCCTACGACGTCGCCATCGCCGGTGGTGTCGAGCACATGGGCCGCCACCCGATGGGTGAGGGCGTGGACCCCAACCCCCGGTTCCTGGCCGAGCAGCTCGTGGACGGCTCCGCCCTGGTCATGGGCATGACCGCGGAGAACCTGCACGACCGCTACCCGGCCATCACCAAGGAGCGCGCGGACGCCTTCGCCCTCGCCTCCCAGGAGAAGGTCGCCAAGGCCTACGCCGACGGCCGGATCCAGCCCGACCTGGTCCCGATGGCCACCCGGTCGGCGGAGAAGGGCTGGGGCCTGGCCACCGCCGACGAGGGGCCCCGTCCCGGAACCACCCTTGAGGGGCTCGCCACGCTGAAGACCCCCTTCCGCCCGCACGGCCGGGTCACCGCGGGCAACGCCTCCGGGATCAACGACGGAGCGACCGGCTGCATCGTGGCCGCCTCCGACGTCGCCGAGGAGCTCGGCCTCGCCCCCAAGATGCGCCTGGTCTCCTACGCCTTCGCGGGCGTGGACCCCGAGGTCATGGGCGTCGGCCCGATCCCGTCCACCGAGCGGGCGCTCCGCCTGGCCGGGCTCTCGATCTCCGACATCGGCCTGTTCGAGATCAACGAGGCCTTCGCCGTGCAGGTGCTGGCGTTCCTGGAGCACTTCGGCATCGCCGACGACGACGCGCGCGTCAACCCCTACGGCGGCGCGATCGCCTTCGGCCACCCGCTGGCCTCCTCCGGCGTGCGGCTGATGACGCAGCTCGCCCGGGAGTTCGGCGAGCGCCCCGACGTCCGGTACGGCGTGACCACGATGTGCGTCGGCATGGGCATGGGCGGAACGGTCATCTGGGAGAACCTGGGCTGGGAAGGTAAGAAGTGA
- a CDS encoding 3-hydroxyacyl-CoA dehydrogenase NAD-binding domain-containing protein gives MTDIKELFADEVVTRAIVRDVELPYGAGTMALITLDNGFDHTKPSTFGPGGLTSLDEALDSVAGRGDLAAVGVIGKPFIFAVGADLKGAATVSERDQALRIGKLGHEVFRRLGELEVPSFAFVNGAAMGGGLEVALHCTYRTISSGVPAVALPECFLGLVPGWGGTQLLPRLIGPAAAIKLIIENPLSQNRMIKGRDAFAAGVADAMFEPADFLEESLRWAARVLRGEVTVSRTDHTAEDWSKTVADARFLVDMKLHGASPAPYRALELIELARTASRDEGFDAEDQALADLLMGDELRAGLYSFDLVQRRAKKPAGAPDKALARKVTKVGVVGAGLMASQMALLFARRLEVPVVLTDLDQARLDKGVGYVHAEIDKLLGKGRVSGDQANRLKALVTGSLTKDAFADADFVIEAVFEDLKVKQKVFAEVEEVVSAECVLATNTSSLPLTEMASSLRHPERVVGFHFFNPVAVMPLLEIIRGAETDDATLATAFSVGRSLKKSSVLVKDAPAFVVNRLLTRFMGEVIGAVDEGTPLEVADHALDGLGLPMTPFTLLQLVGPAVALHVAETMHAAFPARYGVSDNLARLVAAGKPGVYAPDFSLDAEAVALFSGGTSPSTAEEVRLRALRALEEEIRLMLDEGVVAAAQDIDLCMILGAGWPFHLGGITPYLDRTGIAEPRFLPPGVASVPA, from the coding sequence GTGACGGACATCAAGGAACTCTTCGCCGACGAGGTCGTCACCAGGGCGATCGTCCGCGACGTGGAGCTGCCGTACGGCGCGGGCACGATGGCCCTGATCACGCTGGACAACGGCTTCGACCACACCAAGCCGTCCACGTTCGGCCCCGGAGGCCTCACCTCGCTGGACGAGGCTCTGGACTCGGTGGCCGGCCGCGGCGACCTGGCGGCCGTGGGCGTTATCGGCAAGCCGTTCATCTTCGCGGTGGGCGCCGACCTCAAGGGCGCCGCGACGGTCTCCGAGCGGGACCAGGCGCTGCGGATCGGCAAGCTGGGCCACGAGGTGTTCCGCCGCCTCGGCGAGCTGGAGGTGCCGTCGTTCGCGTTCGTGAACGGCGCGGCGATGGGCGGCGGCCTGGAGGTCGCCCTCCACTGCACCTACCGGACCATCTCCTCCGGCGTGCCCGCGGTGGCCCTGCCCGAGTGCTTCCTGGGCCTGGTGCCCGGCTGGGGCGGCACCCAGCTGCTGCCCCGCCTGATCGGCCCGGCCGCGGCCATCAAGCTGATCATCGAGAACCCGCTCTCGCAGAACCGCATGATCAAGGGCCGCGACGCCTTCGCGGCCGGCGTCGCCGACGCGATGTTCGAGCCCGCCGACTTCCTGGAGGAGTCGCTGCGCTGGGCGGCCCGGGTGCTGCGCGGCGAGGTGACCGTCTCCCGGACCGACCACACCGCCGAGGACTGGTCCAAGACCGTCGCCGACGCCCGCTTCCTGGTCGACATGAAGCTGCACGGCGCCTCCCCCGCCCCCTACCGGGCGCTGGAGCTGATCGAGCTGGCCCGCACCGCCTCGCGCGACGAGGGCTTCGACGCCGAGGACCAGGCCCTGGCCGACCTCCTCATGGGCGACGAGCTCCGCGCCGGCCTCTACTCCTTCGACCTGGTGCAGCGCCGGGCCAAGAAGCCCGCCGGCGCTCCCGACAAGGCCCTGGCCCGCAAGGTCACCAAGGTCGGCGTCGTCGGCGCGGGCCTGATGGCCTCCCAGATGGCGCTGCTGTTCGCGCGCCGCCTGGAGGTCCCGGTCGTGCTGACCGACCTGGACCAGGCCCGGCTGGACAAGGGTGTCGGCTACGTCCACGCCGAGATCGACAAGCTCCTCGGCAAGGGCCGCGTCTCCGGCGACCAGGCCAACCGGCTCAAGGCCCTGGTGACCGGTTCGCTGACCAAGGACGCGTTCGCCGACGCCGACTTCGTCATCGAGGCGGTCTTCGAGGACCTGAAGGTCAAGCAGAAGGTGTTCGCCGAGGTGGAGGAGGTCGTCTCCGCCGAGTGCGTGCTGGCCACCAACACCTCCTCGCTGCCGCTCACCGAGATGGCCTCCTCGCTGAGGCACCCCGAGCGGGTCGTGGGCTTCCACTTCTTCAACCCGGTGGCCGTGATGCCGCTGCTGGAGATCATCCGGGGCGCCGAGACCGACGACGCGACGCTGGCCACGGCCTTCTCGGTCGGCCGGTCGCTGAAGAAGTCGTCCGTGCTGGTCAAGGACGCGCCCGCGTTCGTGGTCAACCGGCTCCTGACCCGGTTCATGGGCGAGGTCATCGGCGCCGTCGACGAGGGCACCCCCCTGGAGGTCGCCGACCACGCGCTGGACGGGCTCGGCCTGCCGATGACCCCGTTCACCCTGCTCCAGCTCGTCGGCCCGGCCGTCGCGCTGCACGTCGCCGAGACCATGCACGCGGCCTTCCCGGCCCGCTACGGCGTGTCGGACAACCTCGCCCGGCTGGTCGCGGCGGGCAAGCCCGGCGTCTACGCCCCGGACTTCTCCCTGGACGCCGAGGCGGTGGCCCTCTTCTCCGGCGGGACCTCCCCGTCGACCGCCGAGGAGGTACGGCTGCGCGCGCTGCGGGCGCTTGAGGAGGAGATCCGCCTCATGCTCGACGAAGGCGTGGTCGCGGCCGCCCAGGACATCGACCTGTGCATGATCCTCGGCGCGGGCTGGCCGTTCCACCTGGGCGGCATCACCCCGTACCTGGACCGGACCGGGATCGCCGAGCCGCGCTTCCTGCCGCCGGGCGTGGCCTCCGTCCCCGCCTAG